One segment of Mycoplasma sp. E35C DNA contains the following:
- a CDS encoding CinA family protein, whose protein sequence is MIDYKDIIANELNKHNLTIAVIESQSNGMIANALLVSKKLDDLFKGSIVFKNISSVNRFLLLNNYQAINDENNWNNKYQQHLSSAAHKYFGCDVLINFVHFNHQNNQEVSFHLMINQTSYEQTIDLSKVNNNDYVNVVSMMILNKLVELLVLMHEKQD, encoded by the coding sequence ATGATTGATTACAAAGATATTATTGCTAATGAATTAAATAAACACAATCTAACAATTGCTGTTATTGAATCGCAAAGTAACGGCATGATTGCTAATGCTTTGTTGGTATCAAAAAAACTTGATGATCTATTTAAAGGGTCAATTGTTTTTAAAAATATATCTAGTGTTAATCGCTTTTTATTATTAAATAATTACCAAGCAATTAATGATGAAAACAACTGGAATAATAAATACCAACAACACCTTTCATCTGCTGCTCATAAATATTTTGGTTGTGATGTTTTAATTAATTTTGTTCATTTTAATCATCAAAACAATCAAGAAGTTTCATTTCATTTAATGATCAATCAAACAAGCTATGAACAAACAATTGATTTAAGTAAAGTTAATAACAACGATTATGTCAATGTTGTTAGTATGATGATCTTAAATAAACTAGTTGAGCTTTTAGTTTTAATGCATGAAAAACAAGATTAA
- a CDS encoding 2-C-methyl-D-erythritol 4-phosphate cytidylyltransferase, translated as MKNKIKTIGIILASGQSTRLNLSNQIKQFYLVDNKMIYEYSLDVFLQSKLFDLIYLVINEEYFDLICKKYAKNEQIKVILGSKINRHNSFINAIKDIINLGYDDAKIIVHDAARANINIACLNDCVNELNNHQAVSLYQDVFSTIISTNDQNEMINHLDRNQIKMIYTPQGTWLNLIKNLINDQQDYSDLTHFLLKLKGIKTYLIKAKIDAFKITTNEDLIRFNALIKNKKDE; from the coding sequence ATGAAAAACAAGATTAAAACTATTGGCATCATTCTAGCAAGCGGTCAATCAACAAGACTAAATTTAAGTAATCAAATTAAACAGTTTTATCTTGTTGATAACAAAATGATTTATGAATACAGTTTAGATGTATTTTTACAATCAAAATTATTTGATTTAATTTATCTAGTAATTAATGAAGAATATTTTGATTTAATTTGCAAAAAATACGCAAAAAACGAACAAATTAAAGTAATTTTAGGTTCTAAAATTAACCGTCATAATTCGTTTATTAATGCGATTAAAGACATCATAAATTTAGGTTATGATGATGCTAAAATTATTGTTCATGATGCTGCCAGAGCTAACATTAATATCGCGTGCTTAAATGATTGTGTTAATGAACTAAACAATCATCAAGCAGTATCACTTTATCAGGATGTTTTTTCAACAATCATAAGCACTAATGATCAAAATGAAATGATCAATCATCTTGATCGGAATCAAATAAAAATGATCTATACCCCGCAAGGAACTTGATTAAACTTAATCAAAAATTTGATTAATGATCAACAAGATTATTCTGATTTAACTCATTTTTTATTAAAATTAAAGGGTATAAAGACTTATCTAATTAAAGCAAAAATTGATGCATTCAAAATTACAACCAACGAAGATTTAATTCGTTTTAATGCATTAATTAAGAATAAAAAAGATGAATAA
- a CDS encoding IgG-blocking protein M: MRKYKHTKSLIWIFSSIVACSLLITGIAFGSVGISNSFSSASNSSNDRKLTKNQDNRSIGYESIAKFKLNGLDFELQKTLYDVVNQSNKNQSSVNVINDKLVQKDQYINIDVSNPNNNQPKYYEVIGSKLIPAKQKTNHTNNFWSGYPDQNANYQSPYYYNDRVFMPILDSSSSYIKNERPSSDIDTNTYNGWNRVANIELQSGVYFYNYQASSELIIKNNFVKNKISTLLFDLSKAEPFIINSYIASYQPEFLIINNADNNTIKQLRIVDSVKKVAIKSRLINQFDFDWTKTNIQELELYTPNLVSYNPLALNENTHLIFDSVYSKPFEEISLYKHRLTNEDVKKALEDVYVKRFYERYVQGAFSGGYITSLDFRDTGITSINDVIVKNLDPDFQTYTLSVKFDNDAESVITTLKTSAVNDITSNDANLILQNQDLRLVVSSNNVVDWKQVAKTVSEYLEVNPKIKTLDLSKLVLSSNSIDDLTKEIRHKFEDLKISN, encoded by the coding sequence GTGCGAAAATATAAACATACTAAATCTTTAATTTGGATTTTTTCTTCTATTGTTGCGTGCTCGTTGCTAATTACAGGAATCGCTTTTGGTTCTGTTGGTATTAGTAATAGTTTTAGTTCTGCTAGTAATTCAAGTAATGATCGAAAATTAACAAAAAATCAAGATAATCGCAGTATTGGTTATGAATCAATTGCCAAATTTAAATTAAATGGCTTAGATTTTGAATTACAAAAAACACTATATGATGTTGTTAATCAAAGTAATAAAAACCAATCAAGTGTCAATGTCATCAATGATAAATTGGTTCAAAAAGATCAATATATTAATATTGATGTTAGTAACCCTAACAACAATCAACCTAAATATTACGAAGTAATTGGTTCAAAATTAATTCCAGCAAAACAAAAAACTAATCATACCAATAACTTCTGATCTGGATATCCAGATCAAAATGCGAACTACCAATCGCCGTATTATTACAACGATCGTGTTTTCATGCCGATCTTAGATAGTAGTTCTTCATATATTAAAAATGAACGTCCTAGTAGTGATATTGATACCAACACATACAATGGTTGAAATCGTGTAGCTAATATCGAATTACAATCAGGTGTTTATTTTTATAACTATCAAGCTTCTTCTGAATTAATCATCAAGAATAATTTTGTTAAAAATAAGATTTCAACATTATTATTTGATTTAAGCAAAGCTGAACCATTCATCATTAATTCTTATATTGCTAGTTATCAACCAGAATTCTTGATTATTAACAATGCTGATAACAATACAATCAAGCAATTAAGAATTGTTGATTCTGTTAAAAAGGTTGCGATCAAATCACGTCTGATTAATCAATTTGATTTCGATTGAACTAAAACTAATATTCAAGAATTAGAACTATATACGCCAAATTTAGTGAGCTATAACCCATTAGCTTTAAATGAAAATACACATTTAATCTTTGATTCAGTTTATTCAAAACCATTTGAAGAAATTAGTTTATACAAACACAGATTAACTAATGAAGATGTGAAAAAAGCCCTTGAAGATGTTTATGTTAAACGCTTCTATGAACGTTATGTTCAGGGTGCTTTTTCTGGTGGATATATTACTTCATTAGATTTTAGAGATACTGGCATTACATCAATTAATGATGTTATTGTTAAAAACTTAGATCCAGATTTCCAAACATACACACTAAGTGTTAAGTTTGATAATGATGCTGAAAGCGTGATTACAACATTAAAAACTTCAGCTGTCAATGATATTACAAGCAATGATGCTAACTTAATTCTTCAAAACCAAGACTTGAGATTAGTAGTTTCATCAAACAATGTTGTTGATTGAAAACAAGTGGCTAAAACAGTTAGTGAATATTTAGAAGTTAATCCTAAAATTAAGACATTAGATCTTTCAAAACTAGTATTATCAAGTAATTCTATTGATGATTTAACCAAAGAAATCAGACATAAATTTGAAGATTTAAAGATCTCAAATTAG
- a CDS encoding P68 family surface lipoprotein has protein sequence MKLSTKIFSFTIGLSLCTSILASCGAPSGTQREITPGSPDTPGSPGEKTIFFQSAQTREYPLNRIMQSFVSYYNEHHKNDEGFIKVVYQDRTVTKATSEFNLATIISQKIQTKDPNIPQLIIGSLSSAYEINRNERLLEINQNDYFKNQPLIEKINDTTKTIIGLNNVSQSALPFDLTDLDALYFNKPVMQKLFDLFESGGGTIDKESNIYKKITTKTQVAADSFWAQVKLKNNEVFKGKTIDDSTFDNLESMFKFSKMIYDGFDLEKVKSMDNDNSILEIDYDRNVFLKHLWNKLGNKKETFLWTLQPDADKNNEFTVNFDNLKKEETKKVIKEVMQFWFDNAKVRRINNKYDFKSIRLNKGGSDGTLSFTRSRSSNLAFAIAPTVGLADSTISKDSIDKLTNGTNKTDAQKVKEADTKILSPNDVYWTHQVTKFDNTEKRTYEVGGSYLVPISSPDPEINKGTLNFMKYLYSGTFNNINLVDEIENQSGYFVPTKINWSKEVNDAKQKAFDEMQSTYNFSNVNEEQKINLYAKDYKNWDKYYYAQSGLITREGLKDILDNNKSDVSVIDFRNDADTSTISGYITKNVIEASTYNSKHKTPDEVIKQIEEKLEEING, from the coding sequence ATGAAACTTTCTACAAAAATTTTTAGTTTTACTATCGGACTTAGTCTTTGCACATCAATTTTAGCTTCATGCGGAGCTCCAAGTGGTACTCAAAGAGAAATTACACCTGGTAGTCCTGATACACCAGGTAGTCCTGGTGAAAAAACCATCTTTTTCCAAAGTGCACAAACTCGTGAATATCCATTAAATCGGATTATGCAAAGCTTTGTGTCTTATTATAATGAACATCACAAAAACGATGAAGGGTTCATTAAAGTTGTTTATCAAGATAGAACAGTTACCAAAGCGACTTCTGAATTTAATTTAGCGACTATTATTTCTCAAAAAATTCAGACAAAAGATCCAAATATCCCACAACTTATTATTGGTAGTTTATCAAGTGCTTATGAAATTAATCGTAACGAACGATTATTAGAAATTAACCAAAACGATTATTTTAAAAACCAACCACTTATTGAAAAAATTAATGATACAACAAAAACAATAATTGGACTTAATAATGTAAGTCAAAGCGCATTACCGTTTGACTTAACTGATTTAGATGCGTTGTATTTCAATAAGCCTGTAATGCAAAAACTGTTTGATCTTTTTGAATCTGGTGGCGGCACAATTGATAAAGAATCAAATATTTATAAAAAAATTACAACAAAAACCCAGGTAGCTGCTGATAGTTTTTGAGCCCAAGTAAAACTAAAAAACAATGAAGTTTTCAAAGGTAAAACAATTGATGATTCAACATTCGATAATTTAGAATCAATGTTTAAATTTTCTAAAATGATTTATGACGGATTTGACTTAGAAAAAGTTAAATCAATGGATAATGATAATTCAATTTTAGAAATTGATTATGACAGAAATGTATTCTTAAAACACCTTTGAAATAAGTTAGGTAATAAGAAAGAAACATTCTTATGAACGCTTCAACCAGATGCTGATAAAAATAACGAATTTACCGTAAATTTTGATAATTTAAAGAAAGAAGAAACCAAAAAAGTTATCAAAGAAGTAATGCAATTTTGATTTGATAATGCTAAGGTAAGAAGAATAAATAATAAGTACGATTTCAAATCAATCAGATTAAATAAAGGTGGTAGCGATGGGACTTTAAGTTTCACTAGATCTAGAAGTAGTAATCTAGCATTTGCTATTGCTCCAACAGTTGGATTAGCAGATTCAACAATTTCAAAAGACAGCATTGATAAATTAACTAACGGAACCAATAAAACTGATGCTCAAAAAGTTAAAGAAGCAGATACAAAAATTCTTTCACCTAATGATGTTTATTGAACACACCAAGTAACTAAATTTGATAATACTGAGAAAAGAACTTATGAAGTAGGTGGTTCTTATTTAGTTCCAATTTCATCACCAGACCCAGAAATCAACAAAGGAACATTGAATTTCATGAAGTATTTATACTCAGGAACTTTCAATAACATTAATTTAGTTGATGAAATTGAAAACCAAAGTGGTTACTTTGTTCCTACTAAAATTAACTGAAGCAAAGAAGTAAATGATGCTAAACAAAAAGCTTTTGATGAAATGCAATCAACATACAACTTTAGCAACGTTAATGAAGAACAAAAGATTAATTTATACGCAAAAGACTACAAAAACTGGGATAAATATTACTATGCACAATCAGGATTAATCACAAGAGAAGGATTAAAAGATATTCTTGATAATAATAAATCAGATGTTTCAGTAATTGATTTTAGAAATGATGCTGATACTTCAACCATATCTGGATATATTACTAAGAATGTAATTGAAGCTTCTACTTACAATTCAAAACACAAAACTCCTGATGAAGTTATTAAGCAAATTGAAGAGAAATTAGAAGAAATAAATGGTTAA
- a CDS encoding ABC transporter ATP-binding protein, protein MNINAEIYDGELVSILGPSGSGKTTLLNTIAGFIKPKSGDIKISNFNSINDIDIGFVFQNSILYEEISVYKNIYLSLINSFHQYYSTYLDCYLKNDVIDNNKYQELKNLLEKSHQDQKLKIQFKKELFLINLPLFFKENKKYFAFKRTLKQSIRQQIFDIANRLNITDILNSKASNLSGGQRQRVAIAKSLIKRVKLILLDEPFASLDAKIKEKSRDWLRTIQKEFAITMILVTHDQNDAMLVSDRIMFINQKTIAQFDKPDTIYNHPVDLSTAKFIGFPEIIKIANKNDLYIRPDNLLINKDEASTIKIKDIQNMGAQDIIEFSSDLFESSVKVIVKANSFRIGDQISVTYDENKALVLK, encoded by the coding sequence GTGAATATTAACGCCGAAATTTATGACGGCGAATTGGTATCAATCCTAGGACCCTCAGGTTCTGGTAAAACAACGTTATTAAATACCATTGCAGGTTTTATTAAACCAAAAAGTGGTGATATTAAAATTAGTAATTTTAATAGCATTAATGATATCGATATTGGTTTTGTTTTCCAAAATTCAATTTTATATGAGGAAATAAGTGTTTATAAAAACATTTATTTGTCGTTAATTAATTCGTTCCATCAATACTATTCAACCTATTTGGATTGTTATTTAAAGAACGATGTTATTGATAATAATAAATATCAAGAATTAAAAAATCTTTTAGAAAAATCTCATCAAGATCAGAAGTTAAAAATACAATTCAAAAAAGAGTTATTTTTAATAAATTTACCGTTGTTTTTTAAAGAAAATAAAAAATACTTTGCATTTAAACGCACATTAAAACAAAGTATTAGACAACAAATTTTTGACATTGCTAATCGTTTAAATATTACTGATATTTTAAACTCAAAAGCATCAAATTTATCTGGTGGTCAAAGACAACGTGTAGCGATTGCAAAATCATTAATTAAAAGAGTTAAATTAATTTTATTAGATGAACCGTTTGCATCACTTGATGCAAAGATTAAAGAGAAGTCACGTGATTGGTTAAGAACAATTCAAAAAGAATTTGCAATCACAATGATTTTAGTTACCCACGATCAGAACGATGCTATGTTAGTTAGTGATCGTATTATGTTTATTAATCAAAAAACAATAGCTCAATTTGATAAACCAGATACCATTTACAACCATCCAGTTGATTTATCAACAGCTAAATTCATTGGCTTTCCTGAAATTATCAAGATTGCTAATAAAAATGATCTATACATCAGACCTGATAATCTCTTAATTAATAAAGATGAAGCATCAACAATTAAGATTAAAGATATTCAAAACATGGGTGCTCAAGATATTATTGAATTTTCATCAGATTTATTTGAATCATCAGTTAAAGTGATTGTGAAAGCTAATTCATTCAGAATTGGTGATCAAATTAGTGTTACATATGATGAAAATAAAGCATTGGTTTTAAAGTAG
- a CDS encoding sugar ABC transporter permease, which produces MLSSKKRKFRWNIKNDIIGLTLNLPIILLVIILTFLPIILSIIDSFKVNLKHSLVRYNFGIGNFQQLARDSQFKSGFINTNIIIFAGVPGVILLGFIFAIILNEISSKMFKNVAIVALFSQFFTSAFAIGFAFIFLFGSHYDGFNKIFGTNFRFTNDQSPNNRNVLLVYFIFYFWRMLPFNVVMMTFSFSRSLERYSRVMKIDKIKFHHKLWYVYLKNFKAAFWLVLYVNFLNAALFYPGVIIEGNTPLSTINGNTLASYLFETIRSTESSLNPYNPFKAAAVNVIILLYLLGITLIFFIIKRLNVQTITNITNKLNKLFKPKGKVNESN; this is translated from the coding sequence ATGTTGTCTAGTAAAAAAAGAAAATTCCGTTGGAATATTAAGAATGACATAATCGGTTTAACTTTAAATTTACCAATCATTTTATTAGTCATAATTCTTACGTTTTTACCGATTATTTTATCAATTATTGATTCATTTAAGGTAAATTTAAAGCATAGTTTAGTCCGTTATAATTTTGGGATTGGTAACTTCCAACAATTAGCAAGAGATAGTCAATTTAAAAGCGGCTTTATAAACACTAACATTATTATTTTTGCGGGAGTCCCTGGAGTAATCTTGTTAGGATTTATTTTTGCGATTATCCTGAATGAAATTTCATCTAAGATGTTTAAGAATGTTGCGATTGTGGCTTTGTTTTCGCAATTCTTTACATCAGCATTTGCAATCGGATTTGCATTTATCTTTTTATTTGGATCTCACTATGATGGTTTTAATAAAATTTTTGGAACCAATTTTAGGTTTACCAACGACCAGTCACCAAATAACAGGAATGTTCTCTTAGTTTATTTCATCTTTTATTTCTGAAGAATGTTGCCATTTAATGTAGTAATGATGACATTTAGCTTTTCTCGTTCATTAGAACGATATTCAAGGGTTATGAAGATTGATAAGATTAAATTTCATCATAAGCTTTGATATGTTTATTTAAAAAACTTTAAAGCGGCATTCTGATTGGTTTTATATGTTAATTTCCTTAACGCTGCATTATTCTATCCAGGAGTAATTATTGAAGGTAATACACCATTATCTACAATTAATGGAAATACGCTTGCTAGTTATTTATTTGAAACCATCAGATCAACTGAAAGTTCATTAAATCCATACAATCCATTTAAAGCAGCTGCTGTCAATGTGATCATCTTGCTTTATTTATTAGGCATAACCCTTATTTTCTTCATCATCAAGCGTTTGAATGTCCAAACGATAACAAATATAACTAATAAGCTTAATAAGTTGTTTAAACCGAAAGGAAAAGTTAATGAAAGTAATTAA
- a CDS encoding ABC transporter permease subunit, which translates to MKVIKHIILVPLIIALIILALFPLYYLLVTAFTSNEKVDKGIQELLPDGIHFESFRQIDFKEFGLAFLLTFISVIILNVFKLASVLLSAIGLVKLSKTLRKILFIFFLFASFIPEISIYLYILTIVNKSGIRVSGDYYSIGFVLSLTMMFSFFMLIIFYNTINQEYQQKRQLIKVDNLKMRHIFFQVFLPKLKVPIYLLIIFTTIDGWNSYLWPQIILSGEKLDTISTIITRLGQKYNQNLYNVTAAGAVISTIIPLGIYIIWSRFINKRMYNMVG; encoded by the coding sequence ATGAAAGTAATTAAACACATTATCCTTGTTCCTTTAATCATCGCCTTAATTATTTTGGCTCTATTCCCGCTTTATTATCTTTTAGTAACAGCATTTACTTCAAATGAAAAGGTAGATAAGGGAATTCAAGAATTATTACCTGATGGAATTCATTTTGAAAGCTTTCGTCAAATTGATTTCAAAGAGTTTGGTTTAGCATTTTTATTAACCTTCATTTCGGTTATTATCTTAAATGTCTTTAAATTAGCATCAGTATTACTATCAGCAATCGGATTAGTTAAGTTATCAAAAACGTTAAGAAAGATTTTATTCATCTTTTTCTTGTTTGCTTCATTCATTCCTGAAATATCAATTTACTTATATATCTTAACGATTGTTAATAAGAGTGGTATTAGAGTTAGTGGTGATTATTATTCAATCGGATTTGTATTATCACTAACAATGATGTTTTCGTTTTTCATGTTGATTATTTTTTACAACACAATCAACCAAGAGTATCAACAAAAAAGACAATTGATTAAAGTTGATAACTTGAAAATGAGACACATCTTCTTTCAAGTTTTCTTACCTAAATTAAAAGTTCCGATTTATCTTTTAATCATCTTCACAACGATTGATGGATGAAACTCATACTTATGACCGCAGATCATTTTATCGGGCGAAAAACTTGATACCATCAGCACGATAATAACAAGATTAGGACAAAAATATAACCAGAATCTTTATAACGTTACAGCTGCTGGTGCTGTCATATCTACGATCATTCCATTAGGAATTTATATCATTTGGTCTCGATTTATAAATAAAAGAATGTATAATATGGTCGGTTAA
- a CDS encoding NADPH-dependent FMN reductase has translation MNKAIIVSCSNTNFKTSINYDLASKIAHKGSFDLLNLADYNVELFSIDIKANVPAKINELKAKLLAYEKIVFITPEINGYLAAFAKNIFDWLSLEGAWLKDKKAYVATATPGAKGGPMVRSIFSQVLEFFGAKVLGSVGFAEYKLDANKDQEILEFVNNINN, from the coding sequence ATGAATAAAGCAATTATTGTATCGTGTTCAAACACCAACTTTAAAACATCAATCAATTATGATTTAGCTTCTAAGATTGCACACAAGGGAAGTTTTGATTTACTTAATTTAGCTGATTATAATGTTGAATTATTTTCGATTGATATTAAAGCCAATGTGCCAGCTAAAATTAATGAACTAAAAGCTAAGCTTTTAGCTTATGAAAAGATCGTATTTATTACTCCTGAAATTAATGGTTATTTAGCTGCTTTTGCTAAAAATATCTTTGATTGATTATCATTAGAAGGTGCTTGATTAAAAGATAAAAAAGCATATGTAGCAACTGCAACACCAGGCGCAAAAGGTGGTCCAATGGTGCGAAGTATTTTTTCACAAGTTCTTGAATTTTTTGGTGCAAAAGTATTAGGATCAGTTGGTTTTGCTGAATACAAATTAGATGCAAATAAAGATCAAGAAATCTTAGAATTTGTTAATAATATCAATAACTAA
- a CDS encoding PHP domain-containing protein encodes MTENKKLDQLVDLHLHSQYSSKAGEKQVPKGGYRPDYYIMKLKENNVRAFSFTDHDTFSHKFYLELKEVIDSLPNFKMSIFPGVEFRIRSVGSKLGDCNFIFNNNLNKEKLLKLNVLVSSIAQRSTGADIKNLIKNIEAAGFDFFIIPDVGKSGKSSFSIYQDVIKHIKYVEARKDFVFSKNIQNHLNIDFKHAFFSDCHNIENYAKKPSQTKIEVPIDHEITFDDLKSSLIF; translated from the coding sequence ATGACTGAAAATAAAAAATTAGATCAACTTGTTGATCTACATTTACACTCACAATATTCTTCAAAAGCAGGTGAAAAACAAGTGCCAAAAGGCGGGTATAGACCTGATTATTACATTATGAAACTAAAAGAAAATAATGTTCGTGCTTTTAGTTTTACAGACCATGATACTTTCAGTCATAAATTTTATTTAGAACTGAAAGAAGTAATTGATTCCTTACCTAACTTTAAGATGTCAATCTTTCCTGGTGTAGAATTCAGAATTCGTTCAGTTGGTTCTAAATTAGGTGATTGTAATTTTATTTTTAATAACAATCTAAACAAAGAAAAACTATTAAAACTTAATGTATTAGTTTCATCAATTGCTCAACGTAGCACTGGGGCTGATATTAAAAATTTAATCAAAAATATCGAAGCTGCTGGCTTTGATTTTTTTATTATCCCTGATGTTGGTAAGTCAGGTAAATCTAGTTTTAGCATTTATCAAGATGTCATTAAACACATTAAATATGTTGAGGCCAGAAAAGATTTTGTTTTTTCTAAAAACATTCAAAATCACTTAAATATCGACTTTAAACATGCTTTTTTTAGCGATTGTCATAATATTGAAAACTATGCTAAAAAACCTAGTCAAACCAAGATAGAAGTGCCAATTGATCACGAAATAACTTTTGATGATTTAAAAAGTTCATTAATCTTTTAA
- a CDS encoding HAD family hydrolase, with product MSLINTKFVYTDLDDTIITSKKEPKFLYKGQQYKDLFDVPKEVQEAFEKLIQKGINTGIATGRDYRKVYPLLAKTDMFNLPTITDDGACVFINNKCVKATYIDKKVVNRFIQLAKKFKNISYTLNTPYGVYVSKNKSWWTLQDEFINSKYPNKMFKLRYVDLTKVNHFYNDQIVSMTISTKPIALKPLNPREVDYFIDLSSFGNVHVTKYKQDVVIRPNESKASGIFWVKNNFNNTITKDNTMCFGDNHNDVDMFKWSNLSVAVDNAKDVYKSFAKYQADDCQNFGVAKFINQHLLD from the coding sequence ATGAGTTTAATTAATACAAAGTTTGTTTACACCGATTTAGACGATACAATCATTACTTCAAAGAAAGAACCTAAGTTCTTATATAAAGGCCAACAATATAAGGATTTATTTGATGTTCCCAAAGAAGTTCAAGAAGCTTTTGAAAAATTAATTCAAAAAGGCATCAACACAGGAATTGCAACAGGACGAGATTATCGTAAGGTTTATCCGCTGTTAGCAAAAACTGATATGTTTAACTTACCAACAATTACGGACGATGGTGCGTGCGTATTTATTAATAATAAATGTGTTAAAGCTACTTATATTGATAAAAAAGTAGTTAACCGTTTCATTCAGTTGGCTAAGAAGTTTAAGAATATTTCTTATACTTTAAACACACCTTATGGGGTTTATGTTTCTAAAAATAAATCTTGATGAACATTACAAGACGAATTTATTAATAGTAAATACCCAAATAAAATGTTCAAACTAAGATATGTTGATCTTACAAAAGTTAATCACTTTTATAATGATCAAATCGTATCAATGACTATTAGCACAAAACCAATTGCTTTAAAACCATTAAATCCAAGAGAAGTTGATTACTTCATTGATTTAAGTAGTTTTGGTAATGTTCATGTAACCAAATACAAACAAGATGTGGTTATTCGTCCAAACGAATCAAAAGCAAGCGGAATTTTCTGAGTTAAGAATAATTTCAACAACACAATTACCAAAGACAATACAATGTGTTTTGGTGATAACCACAATGATGTTGATATGTTTAAATGATCAAATCTAAGTGTGGCTGTTGATAACGCTAAGGATGTTTATAAGAGTTTTGCTAAATACCAAGCTGATGATTGTCAAAACTTTGGTGTGGCAAAATTCATTAACCAACACTTATTAGATTAG